The proteins below are encoded in one region of Kiritimatiellia bacterium:
- the serS gene encoding serine--tRNA ligase — protein MLDLKRLRDDEAALRAGLARKRATVDLDAILELDRERRRLLTEVEALKNRRNTVSKEIGLRKQRGEDIEAVKTEMRELGDQIARLDQQVRDVESRLEALWLTVPNLPHSSVPDGADSSENKVVRTWGEPRSFDFPPRNHVELGDRLGIFDFERAARMTGAGFPLYLGAGARLERALIQFMLDLHTREHGYIEMSPPFLVNTASMTGTGQLPKMKDDMYSIPADGLWLIPTAEVPVTNYFREEILERPLPIGFCAYTPCFRREAGSAGRETKGLIRVHQFDKVELVRFCEPASSYDELEKLVGHAEAVLQRLGIPYRVVQLCAGDLSFAAAKCYDIEIWAPGQGAWLEVSSCSNFEDFQARRAGIRYRGPDGKPLHVHTLNGSGVALARLVVALLENGQQADGAVELPPALAPYMGGMTRLEPSA, from the coding sequence GTGCTCGACCTCAAACGCCTGCGAGACGATGAAGCCGCTCTCCGCGCCGGTTTGGCGCGCAAGCGCGCGACAGTGGACCTGGATGCCATTCTCGAGCTCGACCGGGAACGCCGGCGACTTCTCACAGAGGTTGAGGCCCTCAAAAATCGCCGCAACACGGTGTCCAAAGAGATTGGCCTCCGCAAGCAGCGGGGCGAGGACATCGAAGCGGTCAAGACCGAGATGCGGGAGCTGGGCGACCAGATTGCCCGGCTCGACCAGCAGGTTCGAGACGTCGAGTCGCGACTCGAAGCGCTCTGGTTGACGGTGCCGAATCTGCCCCACTCGAGCGTACCCGACGGGGCCGATTCATCCGAAAACAAAGTCGTACGCACATGGGGCGAGCCACGATCATTCGATTTCCCGCCGAGAAATCACGTCGAGTTGGGTGACCGGCTGGGGATTTTCGACTTCGAGCGAGCGGCGCGCATGACCGGAGCTGGATTTCCGCTCTATCTGGGCGCCGGGGCAAGGCTGGAGCGCGCGCTCATCCAATTCATGCTCGACCTTCATACCAGAGAACACGGCTACATCGAGATGTCGCCGCCGTTTCTCGTGAACACCGCGTCGATGACGGGCACCGGCCAACTGCCGAAGATGAAGGATGACATGTATTCGATCCCGGCCGACGGCCTCTGGCTGATTCCCACGGCCGAGGTGCCTGTCACGAATTATTTCCGCGAGGAAATTCTCGAGCGTCCGCTGCCGATTGGGTTTTGCGCGTACACGCCATGTTTTCGCCGCGAGGCCGGCTCGGCAGGCCGCGAGACGAAGGGACTCATCCGCGTTCACCAGTTCGACAAGGTCGAGTTGGTGCGATTCTGCGAACCAGCCTCTTCGTATGATGAACTAGAGAAGCTGGTCGGCCATGCAGAGGCCGTTCTCCAGCGACTCGGCATTCCTTACCGCGTGGTCCAACTCTGCGCTGGCGATCTGAGCTTCGCCGCGGCGAAGTGTTACGACATCGAAATCTGGGCCCCGGGTCAGGGCGCCTGGCTGGAGGTGTCCTCGTGCAGCAATTTCGAGGATTTCCAGGCGCGGCGGGCGGGGATTCGTTACCGCGGCCCCGACGGGAAGCCCTTGCATGTGCACACGCTGAATGGTTCCGGGGTCGCCCTCGCACGGCTTGTCGTCGCGCTGCTGGAGAACGGGCAACAGGCCGACGGCGCGGTGGAACTGCCCCCTGCCCTCGCGCCGTACATGGGCGGCATGACGCGCCTCGAACCGTCAGCCTGA
- a CDS encoding ABC transporter transmembrane domain-containing protein — protein sequence MTTGREWATYRRLLAFARPYWFRIVAGGFFGVVFGGSTTALLVALKNTLARVFNPDEYSLAAAFAVAVSLPMIGLARGLGFYASTYLLEWVGNRVVFDLRAAMFARLQELSIAFYGANRAGDLISRTTNDTQMVERAVSTVLADLARQPFTFLGLVGFLLWLDWKLAVISLALFPICILPVALFGRRVRRASREGQERMADLVSILEETIAGARIVKAFGMEQREIARFVERSRGVFSRAMRVTRARAAIEPIIVLISLVGFGLILLYARWREMRFEEFFTFGAALVAMYEPVKKLSRIHLNIQQSSAAADRIFELLDQPVLVREKPGARPLAEPIERIAFERVSFAYGDKLVLQDIEFEARRGACIALVGASGSGKTTLVSLLPRFYDVTGGRITINGTDIREFTLESLRRHISLVTQETVLFNDSVANNIAYGSPSASRAQIEDAARRAHAHEFILELPEGYDTVIGDRGSRLSGGQRQRLAIARALLRDAPVLILDEATSALDTESERLVQAALDRLMSGRTVFAIAHRLSTIQHADLILVLEQGRIAERGTHAELIAAGGLYRRLYDMQFNMAAARDS from the coding sequence ATGACGACCGGCCGCGAATGGGCGACGTATCGGCGTCTGCTGGCGTTTGCACGGCCGTACTGGTTCCGCATTGTGGCCGGCGGTTTTTTTGGCGTGGTGTTTGGCGGATCCACCACCGCGCTGCTCGTGGCGCTGAAGAACACGCTCGCCCGCGTTTTCAATCCCGATGAATACTCTCTCGCGGCGGCTTTCGCCGTAGCCGTATCGCTGCCGATGATCGGGCTTGCCCGCGGGCTGGGATTCTACGCGAGCACCTATTTGCTGGAATGGGTGGGCAATCGCGTCGTGTTCGACCTGCGGGCTGCGATGTTTGCCCGGCTTCAGGAGCTTTCGATCGCCTTCTACGGCGCAAACCGCGCGGGCGACCTGATCTCGCGAACGACCAACGACACGCAGATGGTCGAGCGCGCCGTGTCAACCGTGCTCGCCGACCTCGCGCGACAGCCTTTCACCTTTCTCGGACTGGTCGGATTTTTGCTGTGGCTGGACTGGAAATTGGCGGTGATCAGCCTCGCGTTGTTTCCGATCTGCATCCTTCCGGTCGCGCTGTTCGGGCGCCGCGTACGCCGGGCGTCGCGGGAAGGCCAAGAGCGCATGGCGGACCTCGTTTCCATCCTCGAGGAGACGATTGCGGGCGCGCGAATCGTCAAGGCGTTCGGCATGGAGCAGCGGGAAATTGCGCGATTTGTCGAGCGTAGCCGCGGCGTCTTTTCGCGGGCCATGCGCGTGACGCGCGCGCGTGCGGCGATCGAACCGATCATTGTGCTGATCTCGCTCGTCGGGTTCGGCCTGATCCTCCTGTATGCGCGATGGCGCGAGATGCGATTCGAGGAGTTCTTCACGTTCGGCGCCGCACTGGTCGCAATGTATGAGCCGGTCAAAAAACTCAGCCGGATTCATTTGAACATCCAGCAGAGCTCGGCGGCGGCCGACCGCATTTTCGAGCTGCTGGACCAGCCGGTCCTCGTCCGAGAAAAGCCGGGCGCCCGCCCGCTTGCGGAGCCGATCGAACGAATCGCTTTCGAGCGCGTCAGTTTTGCCTACGGCGACAAACTCGTGCTGCAGGACATCGAATTTGAGGCGCGGCGCGGCGCATGTATCGCGCTGGTCGGCGCCTCCGGTTCCGGCAAAACGACGCTCGTGAGCCTGTTGCCTCGCTTCTACGACGTGACCGGCGGCCGCATCACCATCAACGGAACGGACATCCGCGAGTTCACGCTCGAGTCTCTACGCCGGCACATCAGCCTCGTCACCCAGGAAACGGTTCTCTTCAACGATAGCGTGGCCAACAACATCGCCTACGGATCGCCTTCCGCCTCGCGCGCGCAGATCGAGGACGCGGCCCGGCGCGCGCACGCGCATGAATTCATTTTGGAGCTGCCGGAGGGATACGACACGGTCATCGGAGACAGGGGCAGCCGATTGTCGGGCGGCCAGCGCCAGCGCCTCGCGATCGCCCGGGCCCTGCTGCGCGACGCGCCGGTTTTGATCCTCGATGAAGCGACGAGCGCGCTGGACACGGAAAGCGAGCGACTCGTGCAAGCGGCGCTCGATCGCCTGATGTCCGGTCGCACCGTGTTCGCCATCGCCCATCGGCTCTCGACCATCCAGCATGCCGACCTGATCCTTGTGCTGGAGCAGGGCCGCATCGCGGAACGGGGAACCCATGCCGAACTGATCGCGGCCGGAGGACTATACCGGCGGCTCTATGACATGCAGTTCAATATGGCCGCCGCCCGCGATTCGTGA
- a CDS encoding CBS domain-containing protein, with protein MGKVPTVRDFMVTNLVTLRPRMPIREAIDILLKHRISGAPVVDDNGKLIGTLSEKDCLRVFANAAFYHSDPGDVEDYMNTNVVTISPDADIFHAAQVFLNNTFRRLPVLENGRLVGQISRRDVLNASRKMADAPPFPPPFTDAKYLTDEVKAALADKPPPH; from the coding sequence ATGGGCAAAGTGCCGACTGTTCGGGATTTTATGGTCACCAATTTGGTGACCTTGCGGCCCAGGATGCCGATCCGGGAGGCCATCGACATCCTTTTGAAGCACCGCATTTCCGGCGCGCCTGTAGTGGACGACAACGGAAAACTGATCGGCACGCTCTCGGAAAAAGACTGTTTGCGAGTTTTCGCGAATGCGGCGTTTTACCATTCGGACCCGGGCGACGTTGAGGACTATATGAACACCAACGTGGTCACCATCAGCCCGGATGCGGATATCTTTCACGCCGCTCAAGTTTTTCTCAACAACACCTTTCGGCGGCTCCCGGTTTTGGAAAACGGTCGCCTGGTGGGGCAGATCAGCCGGCGCGACGTGTTGAACGCGAGCCGCAAAATGGCCGATGCGCCGCCGTTCCCCCCGCCGTTTACCGACGCGAAATATCTGACCGACGAGGTCAAGGCCGCCCTCGCCGACAAGCCGCCGCCTCATTAG
- the trxB gene encoding thioredoxin-disulfide reductase yields MENLIILGTGAAGLTAAIYAARANLNPLVIDGLQPGGQLTTTTEVENFPGFPDGILGPDLMNRMRAQAERFGARFRFNVVERAELTGSPLRVTLDDGSTLETKTLIIATGASAKYLGLPNEQKLIGRGVTSCATCDGAFYKNVPVAVVGGGDSAMEESTFLTRFASIVYLIHRRDQFRASKIMAQRALSNPKIKPIFNTVIEDVYDVSRNEVTGLRLKNVVTGETSDLDVKALFVAIGHTPNTAPFRGQLEMDERGYLITRNTRTNIPGVFAAGDVQDPVYRQAVTAAGSGCMAALEAERYLEALGH; encoded by the coding sequence ATGGAAAATCTGATCATTTTGGGCACTGGCGCGGCGGGCCTGACCGCGGCGATTTATGCGGCGCGGGCCAACCTGAACCCGCTGGTCATTGACGGCCTCCAACCGGGCGGGCAATTGACGACGACGACCGAGGTCGAAAATTTTCCGGGATTCCCCGACGGCATCCTCGGCCCGGACCTGATGAACCGCATGCGCGCCCAAGCCGAGCGCTTCGGCGCGCGCTTTCGCTTCAACGTGGTGGAGCGCGCCGAGCTGACCGGCTCGCCGTTACGCGTGACACTCGATGACGGATCCACTCTGGAAACAAAAACTCTAATCATCGCCACCGGCGCGAGCGCCAAGTATCTCGGCCTGCCCAACGAACAGAAACTGATTGGGCGCGGCGTCACCTCGTGCGCCACCTGCGACGGCGCTTTCTACAAGAACGTCCCCGTCGCCGTGGTAGGCGGCGGCGACTCGGCCATGGAGGAATCGACGTTCCTGACGCGATTTGCCTCCATCGTTTACCTGATCCATCGCCGCGACCAGTTTCGCGCGTCGAAGATCATGGCCCAGCGCGCGCTGTCCAACCCGAAGATCAAGCCGATCTTCAATACCGTAATCGAGGACGTGTACGACGTCTCGCGGAATGAAGTCACCGGCCTCCGATTGAAAAATGTCGTGACGGGCGAGACCTCCGATCTGGACGTCAAAGCGCTGTTCGTCGCGATTGGCCACACGCCGAACACGGCGCCCTTCCGCGGCCAGTTGGAGATGGATGAGCGCGGCTATCTGATCACGCGGAATACTCGGACCAACATCCCGGGCGTGTTCGCTGCGGGAGACGTGCAGGACCCCGTCTATCGGCAGGCCGTTACGGCCGCGGGCTCCGGCTGCATGGCCGCCCTGGAGGCCGAGCGCTACCTGGAGGCCCTCGGCCATTGA
- a CDS encoding ABC transporter ATP-binding protein, with product MRDHAHPESGPAEAPLPAGPPHAASPSREPLLRVRDLVVEFDTDAGPLRAVDGVSFDIYPGETVGLVGESGCGKTVTALSLLRLLPSPPARIQGGGAVFEGRDLLRLPIRELRSLRGKRIGFIFQDPMTALSPLRRVGDQLMEVVLLHEPISKPEARALAREWLARVGIPDPDQRMRAWPHELSGGMRQRVMIAMALMLHPSLVIADEPTTALDVTIQAQIFDLMRALKDRQTAILLITHDLGIVWDMCDRAIVMYAGRIAEVGPVRSLFAQPRHPYTAGLLRSLPRGTSRGGRLQAIPGQVPPLSEYASGCRFADRCPHAMPRCRAAPPLLTPVGEGHAAACVLVSEGRLP from the coding sequence ATGAGGGATCATGCCCATCCAGAGAGTGGACCCGCCGAGGCGCCGCTCCCTGCCGGCCCGCCGCACGCTGCCTCGCCAAGTCGCGAGCCCTTGCTCCGCGTCCGAGATTTAGTGGTCGAATTTGATACGGATGCCGGACCGCTTCGCGCGGTGGATGGCGTGTCGTTTGACATTTACCCCGGCGAGACCGTGGGTCTGGTAGGCGAATCGGGGTGCGGCAAGACGGTGACGGCGCTGTCGTTGTTGCGGCTGCTTCCATCACCGCCGGCGCGGATTCAGGGCGGCGGCGCGGTGTTTGAGGGGCGCGACCTGCTCCGCCTGCCCATCCGCGAGCTCCGTTCATTGCGCGGCAAGCGAATTGGCTTCATTTTCCAGGATCCGATGACGGCGCTTTCCCCGCTGCGGCGGGTGGGCGACCAGTTGATGGAGGTGGTCCTGCTGCATGAGCCGATATCCAAGCCGGAGGCGCGCGCTCTTGCGCGGGAATGGCTCGCCCGCGTGGGCATCCCCGACCCCGACCAGCGGATGCGCGCGTGGCCGCACGAATTGTCGGGCGGCATGCGCCAGCGCGTGATGATTGCGATGGCCTTGATGCTGCACCCGAGCCTGGTAATTGCCGACGAGCCGACGACGGCGCTAGACGTCACCATACAGGCGCAAATCTTTGACCTGATGCGGGCCCTGAAGGACAGACAGACGGCTATTCTTTTGATCACGCACGATCTCGGGATCGTGTGGGATATGTGCGACCGCGCGATCGTGATGTATGCGGGGCGAATTGCGGAGGTGGGGCCCGTCCGCTCGCTTTTCGCGCAGCCGAGGCACCCCTACACGGCGGGCTTGCTTCGTTCGCTCCCGCGCGGGACGAGCCGCGGCGGCCGGCTTCAAGCGATTCCGGGGCAGGTTCCCCCATTGAGCGAGTATGCGTCAGGCTGCCGATTTGCGGATCGCTGTCCCCACGCCATGCCCCGATGCCGGGCCGCCCCTCCGCTGCTGACGCCGGTGGGAGAGGGCCACGCGGCAGCCTGTGTCCTCGTTTCGGAGGGTCGGCTGCCGTGA
- a CDS encoding HAD-IA family hydrolase: MSISGIIFDMDGVLCLSEPFIAEAACRMFLETYGIRVQPEEFEPFVGAGEDRYLAGVAEQRGIRLMLPRDKIRTYELYLEVIRGRLQPVPGLHEFLNEARSKGHRLAIATSADEVKLDGNLRELGLRRGDFDAIITGDRVQRKKPAPDIFLAAAAALGLEPSSCLVVEDAVLGVRAAREAGARCLGLSTSFSGAELTKAGADWTAPDFETLPADLYKALSHE, from the coding sequence ATGTCGATTTCAGGAATCATTTTCGACATGGACGGCGTCCTCTGCCTGTCGGAGCCGTTCATCGCGGAGGCGGCCTGTCGAATGTTTCTCGAAACCTACGGTATTCGCGTCCAGCCGGAAGAATTCGAGCCTTTCGTCGGAGCTGGGGAGGACCGCTATCTGGCCGGGGTGGCGGAGCAGCGCGGCATCCGGCTCATGCTGCCGCGGGACAAGATTCGAACGTATGAGTTGTACCTGGAGGTGATCCGAGGCCGGTTGCAACCGGTCCCAGGTTTGCATGAATTCCTAAACGAGGCGCGGTCGAAGGGGCATCGATTGGCGATCGCCACAAGCGCCGATGAAGTCAAGCTCGATGGCAATTTGCGCGAACTCGGGCTGCGCCGCGGCGATTTTGATGCGATCATTACCGGCGACCGCGTGCAGCGCAAGAAACCCGCTCCGGACATCTTTTTGGCGGCGGCCGCGGCGCTGGGCCTCGAACCAAGCTCGTGTCTCGTTGTCGAAGACGCGGTTCTGGGGGTTCGTGCAGCCCGAGAGGCAGGCGCGCGCTGCCTAGGCCTGTCGACTAGCTTCTCCGGCGCCGAGCTGACAAAGGCGGGCGCGGACTGGACCGCGCCCGATTTTGAAACCCTTCCAGCCGATCTGTACAAGGCATTGTCCCATGAGTGA
- a CDS encoding dUTPase, with product MGGPILRPVVEEGERAMADPDMLREMFRLQEALNARIGVRPVGEMTPEEQQQWVLNYCRAMSQEIAELTDSIPWKWWARYQKFDLQNARVEVVDLFHFLISTAQVLGMTADDVFAYYKDKNRINLNRQETGYAVKDESDNRAVGLPSNPDTASG from the coding sequence ATGGGCGGCCCTATTCTGCGCCCCGTGGTGGAAGAAGGAGAGCGTGCAATGGCGGACCCCGACATGTTGCGTGAGATGTTCCGGCTGCAGGAGGCGCTCAACGCGCGAATCGGCGTCCGCCCCGTGGGCGAAATGACGCCGGAGGAGCAACAGCAATGGGTGCTGAACTACTGCCGCGCGATGTCGCAGGAAATCGCTGAATTGACGGACAGCATCCCGTGGAAATGGTGGGCCCGCTACCAGAAATTTGACCTTCAGAACGCGCGCGTTGAGGTGGTCGATCTGTTTCATTTCCTGATCTCAACCGCGCAGGTCCTTGGCATGACCGCGGATGACGTCTTCGCATATTACAAGGACAAAAACAGAATCAATCTGAACCGCCAGGAGACAGGCTACGCCGTCAAGGATGAATCGGACAACCGCGCAGTCGGTCTGCCGTCCAATCCGGATACCGCGTCAGGCTGA
- a CDS encoding DUF839 domain-containing protein yields MAMSDLTRRQFLKYVGAGAVATALGPGLGPLFRVRAAPAGNGWLTWNPVPYPIPLPGDLGSAEDDAARLAAFEIVDDVVVPRGFRYDVIAKWGDRFGPEDEPERQVVFGYNADFVALFPTETDGEYWLFVNHEYISATPWLEGYEAVFGVALHRDGRVGDMHLARDVFDLANATPDRLETARAIRRLCKAAMEDLGISILRVRRDPDQGYVVVADARDHRRIHGAGRVNIDASTPLEMTGPVAALGVSPVGTFANCSGGVTPWGTALSCEENFQDQTAEAVSPSGQPLMENCPLFWGECLEDDSPLPIEFYGLTTGLSPVPDPRSYGWVCEVDPRSGALWKHSALGRFRHENVALRVEAGRPLAAYMGDDRRGGHIWKFVSAEPVRDPRDPANRTLFERGTLYVAQFNEDFTGRWIALRPETPLAPVDPQDCADGVVSLPRRPEGGSIRVGADLSLDDWRTAIERFTGRPLAECTLGDLVSRAAPAEAVLLLDAFLMANAAGGTPCARPEDLEVHPVDQSVYIAFTDSTGDDDGSPDARIFPDSKRLNSRQYGAIYRIVEGDGGPAAETFTWGKFVSSGECADGGGGFACADNLAFDPEGNLWMVTDITTSAQNFPVNRSGKTAPGSKKFPGIFGNNAMFMIPTAGPEAGVPRCFATGPMDCEFTGPCFTPEGFMLIAVQHPGEANGTRGAPGRLPPEVEREVHIAGRDGKVFVQKRIVPIGSNFPANQLGAVPKPCVICIRPES; encoded by the coding sequence ATGGCAATGTCAGATCTGACCCGCCGTCAGTTTCTGAAATACGTTGGCGCCGGCGCTGTAGCAACCGCGTTGGGTCCGGGCCTGGGGCCTTTATTCAGAGTGCGAGCTGCGCCGGCGGGCAACGGGTGGCTCACGTGGAATCCCGTGCCCTACCCCATTCCGCTCCCCGGGGACCTGGGAAGCGCCGAAGACGATGCAGCACGGCTTGCTGCATTTGAAATCGTGGATGATGTCGTTGTTCCGCGGGGCTTTCGGTACGACGTAATCGCAAAATGGGGCGACCGGTTCGGGCCTGAAGACGAGCCCGAACGGCAAGTTGTTTTCGGTTACAACGCCGATTTTGTCGCGTTGTTTCCGACCGAAACGGATGGCGAGTACTGGCTGTTCGTCAATCACGAATACATTTCGGCGACGCCCTGGTTGGAGGGCTATGAGGCGGTGTTTGGCGTCGCGCTTCACCGCGACGGCCGGGTGGGCGACATGCACCTGGCGCGTGATGTTTTCGACCTCGCGAATGCCACGCCGGATCGGCTCGAGACGGCACGCGCCATCCGCAGGCTGTGCAAAGCGGCCATGGAGGACCTCGGGATTTCGATCCTTCGCGTGCGGCGTGATCCGGACCAAGGGTATGTCGTCGTTGCCGACGCGCGGGATCACCGGCGGATCCATGGGGCCGGCCGCGTGAACATCGATGCTTCTACGCCCCTCGAAATGACCGGGCCGGTCGCCGCGCTCGGCGTCAGTCCGGTTGGAACCTTCGCAAATTGTTCCGGGGGCGTCACTCCCTGGGGCACGGCCCTGAGTTGCGAGGAAAACTTTCAGGATCAGACCGCCGAAGCCGTGTCGCCGTCTGGACAACCGTTGATGGAAAACTGCCCTTTGTTCTGGGGCGAATGCCTCGAGGACGACTCGCCATTGCCGATCGAATTTTACGGGCTGACGACCGGATTATCACCGGTGCCCGACCCGCGCAGCTACGGATGGGTCTGCGAGGTGGATCCGCGCAGCGGCGCCCTCTGGAAACACTCCGCGCTCGGGCGTTTCCGCCATGAGAACGTGGCGCTTCGGGTCGAGGCGGGCAGGCCGCTCGCCGCCTACATGGGCGACGACCGGCGAGGCGGGCACATATGGAAGTTCGTGAGCGCGGAACCGGTGCGAGACCCGCGGGATCCCGCCAATCGGACGCTGTTCGAGCGCGGCACGCTGTACGTGGCACAATTCAACGAGGATTTCACCGGCCGCTGGATCGCTCTCCGGCCCGAGACGCCCTTGGCGCCGGTAGACCCGCAGGATTGCGCCGACGGCGTCGTGAGCCTGCCCCGCCGCCCTGAGGGCGGGAGCATCCGCGTGGGCGCGGATCTGTCTCTCGACGATTGGCGGACGGCCATCGAACGATTCACCGGGCGGCCGCTGGCCGAATGCACGCTGGGCGATCTGGTTTCCCGCGCCGCTCCCGCCGAGGCGGTGTTACTGTTGGACGCCTTCCTGATGGCGAATGCCGCCGGAGGCACACCGTGCGCCCGGCCGGAAGACCTCGAAGTGCATCCTGTCGACCAAAGCGTTTATATCGCCTTTACAGATTCGACGGGCGACGACGACGGCTCGCCAGACGCGCGCATCTTTCCGGATTCCAAGCGGCTCAATTCCCGGCAGTATGGCGCGATCTACCGGATCGTGGAAGGCGACGGCGGTCCTGCGGCCGAAACATTTACGTGGGGCAAATTTGTGTCCTCCGGCGAATGCGCCGATGGCGGCGGTGGTTTTGCATGCGCGGACAACCTGGCGTTTGATCCGGAAGGAAACTTATGGATGGTCACGGACATCACGACCAGCGCCCAAAATTTTCCGGTGAATCGGTCGGGAAAAACCGCGCCGGGTTCGAAAAAATTTCCCGGCATTTTCGGAAATAACGCCATGTTCATGATTCCGACCGCGGGCCCTGAGGCCGGCGTCCCCCGCTGTTTCGCCACCGGCCCGATGGATTGCGAATTCACCGGCCCGTGTTTCACGCCGGAGGGGTTCATGCTGATCGCCGTCCAGCACCCGGGCGAGGCCAATGGAACTCGCGGTGCGCCAGGCCGCCTGCCGCCGGAGGTTGAGCGCGAGGTGCATATTGCCGGGCGCGACGGCAAAGTATTTGTTCAGAAACGCATCGTCCCGATCGGCAGCAATTTCCCGGCGAATCAGCTCGGCGCGGTGCCCAAACCGTGCGTGATCTGTATCCGGCCGGAAAGCTGA
- a CDS encoding ABC transporter ATP-binding protein → MSAPLLEVRGLTTWYPIRRGVWSRTVGFIQALTDVDLVIREGETLAVVGESGCGKTTLGRTIAGLEIPRAGEMFWRGTPLPAGIREPVLQRKIQMVFQDPAASLNPRLPIVDLLTEALAHHGLLETSREETARKLLEDVGMDASALHRYPFEFSGGQRQRISIARALALKPELVICDEPVSALDVSVQAQVLNLLIDLRERYRLSYLFITHDINVVRFLADRIAVMYLGRIVEEGPAEAVLEQPAHPYTRSLISAVPVPGRERRERLALRGETPSPANPPGGCAFHPRCPLAMDRCPRERPVLSVVSRMPQKVSCHLYGGALSSAQEN, encoded by the coding sequence GTGAGCGCGCCCTTGCTGGAGGTCCGGGGGTTGACCACGTGGTATCCGATCCGCCGCGGCGTGTGGTCGAGGACGGTCGGCTTCATTCAGGCGCTGACCGACGTCGATCTCGTGATTCGGGAGGGGGAGACGCTGGCGGTGGTCGGCGAGTCCGGCTGCGGCAAAACGACGCTTGGCCGGACGATCGCCGGGCTGGAAATTCCGAGAGCGGGTGAGATGTTCTGGCGCGGGACGCCGCTGCCCGCCGGGATCCGGGAGCCGGTCCTGCAGCGCAAGATCCAGATGGTTTTTCAAGACCCCGCTGCGTCGCTCAATCCCCGGTTGCCGATTGTCGATCTGTTGACAGAGGCGCTGGCCCATCATGGCCTTCTGGAGACATCGCGCGAGGAGACCGCGCGCAAGCTGCTGGAGGACGTGGGGATGGACGCCAGCGCGCTGCACCGGTACCCCTTTGAGTTCTCCGGCGGGCAGCGGCAACGCATCAGCATCGCAAGGGCGCTGGCACTGAAGCCGGAGCTGGTCATCTGCGACGAGCCGGTCAGTGCGCTCGACGTGTCGGTGCAGGCGCAAGTGCTTAACTTGCTGATTGACCTGAGAGAGCGCTACCGACTTTCGTACCTGTTCATCACGCACGACATCAACGTTGTGCGTTTTCTGGCGGATCGCATCGCGGTCATGTACCTCGGCCGGATCGTCGAGGAGGGGCCGGCCGAGGCGGTTCTCGAGCAACCAGCACATCCCTACACGCGCTCGCTCATTTCGGCCGTTCCGGTGCCCGGTCGGGAGAGACGAGAGCGTTTGGCGCTTCGCGGCGAGACGCCTTCGCCGGCGAATCCGCCGGGGGGCTGTGCCTTCCACCCGCGTTGTCCGCTCGCGATGGACCGCTGCCCCCGTGAGCGGCCGGTCCTGTCGGTCGTCAGCAGGATGCCGCAAAAGGTGAGTTGCCACCTATATGGCGGAGCGTTATCATCTGCGCAGGAGAATTGA